From the Leptotrichia sp. oral taxon 221 genome, one window contains:
- a CDS encoding endonuclease/exonuclease/phosphatase family protein has product MKLLTINVHAWIEKNQMEKIDILAKTIAEKDYDVIAMQEVNQLMTQPVVYADVREDNYGWVLLNKIAEYTDTTYYYHWSNSHIGYGKYEEGIGILTKHVLKGTDDFYCTRSQTVNSISSRKVISAEIEYNGKVMEFYSCHMNLPTCETEKMDKSIQIILNRNEDDIIKVLMGDFNTNMLKDKEDYENILNQGLLDTYQLAEKKDDGITVGGDIDGWQGQKEKKKLDYIFLTKELKVKESKVIFNGKNYPVISDHYGIEVILDVE; this is encoded by the coding sequence ATGAAATTATTGACAATTAATGTCCATGCTTGGATTGAAAAAAACCAAATGGAAAAAATTGACATTTTAGCAAAAACAATTGCTGAAAAAGATTATGATGTTATTGCTATGCAAGAAGTGAATCAGTTGATGACACAGCCTGTAGTTTATGCAGATGTGAGGGAAGACAACTACGGTTGGGTTTTGCTTAATAAAATAGCAGAATATACAGACACAACTTATTATTACCATTGGAGTAATTCGCATATCGGTTATGGAAAATATGAGGAAGGTATTGGAATCTTAACAAAACATGTATTAAAAGGTACAGATGATTTTTATTGTACTAGATCACAAACTGTAAATTCAATTTCTTCAAGAAAAGTTATAAGTGCTGAAATTGAATACAATGGAAAAGTAATGGAATTTTATAGCTGCCATATGAATTTACCAACTTGTGAAACAGAAAAAATGGATAAAAGTATTCAAATAATTTTGAATAGAAATGAAGATGATATTATAAAAGTATTAATGGGAGATTTTAATACAAATATGTTAAAAGATAAAGAAGATTATGAAAATATCTTAAATCAAGGGCTATTAGATACATATCAATTAGCAGAGAAAAAGGATGATGGTATCACAGTAGGTGGTGATATCGATGGTTGGCAAGGTCAAAAAGAAAAGAAAAAACTAGATTACATTTTCTTGACAAAAGAATTAAAAGTTAAAGAAAGTAAAGTAATCTTTAATGGAAAAAATTATCCTGTAATTTCAGATCATTATGGAATAGAAGTAATTTTAGATGTAGAATAA
- the malQ gene encoding 4-alpha-glucanotransferase has translation MFERSSGILLHPTSLPGKYGIGTLGKEAFAFVDFLKKSNQKLWQIFPLGPTGYGDSPYQSFSTFAGNPYLIDFDLLIEENLLSQSDLEGISFGENPESVDYGAIYNQKYPLLRKAYENYKNTKENKEREELKYLFEEFKDHNQSWLNDFTMYISLKNHFNGLPWNEWPEDIKSRQHDAMGKYYEIVKEEIEYQKFTQFLFFKQWNAVKKYANENGIKIIGDIPIFVAADSSDAWANPEIFLFDEERKPVKVAGVPPDYFSATGQLWGNPLYNWDKLKETGYRWWIDRVKANLSTCDIIRIDHFRGFDEYWAVPYGDKTAENGTWCPGPRMDLFNAIKNELGELPIIAEDLGTMTQGVIDLRDATGFPGMKILGFAFDSSEENEYLPHTYDKNCVVYTGTHDNDTIVGWFEKAKPEDRKFALEYLNSRDENNIHWDAIRGAWSSVASIALAPVQDFLGLGSEARINTPGIAAGNWQWRLKDRLSDDLAEKIAHFTKLYSR, from the coding sequence ATGTTCGAAAGAAGTTCAGGTATTTTATTACATCCTACTTCACTTCCAGGGAAATATGGAATTGGAACTTTAGGAAAAGAAGCTTTTGCATTCGTAGATTTTTTGAAAAAATCTAATCAAAAATTATGGCAAATATTCCCATTAGGGCCAACAGGATATGGTGATTCTCCATACCAATCATTCTCTACTTTTGCCGGAAATCCATATCTTATTGATTTTGATTTATTAATTGAAGAAAATTTATTATCACAATCAGATTTAGAAGGGATTTCATTTGGAGAAAATCCTGAAAGCGTTGATTATGGAGCTATTTATAATCAAAAATATCCTTTGTTAAGAAAGGCATATGAAAATTATAAAAACACTAAAGAAAACAAAGAAAGAGAAGAATTAAAATATTTATTTGAAGAATTTAAAGATCATAATCAAAGTTGGTTAAACGACTTTACAATGTATATTTCTTTAAAAAATCATTTTAATGGATTGCCTTGGAATGAGTGGCCAGAAGATATTAAATCTAGACAACATGACGCAATGGGTAAATATTATGAAATTGTTAAAGAAGAAATCGAATATCAAAAATTCACTCAATTTTTATTCTTCAAACAATGGAATGCTGTAAAAAAATATGCTAATGAAAATGGTATAAAAATAATTGGAGATATCCCTATTTTCGTTGCTGCTGATAGCTCTGATGCATGGGCAAACCCAGAAATTTTCTTATTTGATGAAGAAAGAAAACCAGTTAAAGTTGCAGGAGTTCCGCCTGATTATTTCAGTGCTACTGGACAACTTTGGGGAAATCCATTATACAATTGGGACAAATTAAAAGAAACTGGATATAGATGGTGGATTGATAGAGTTAAAGCTAATCTTTCTACTTGCGATATCATAAGAATCGATCACTTCAGAGGATTTGATGAATATTGGGCTGTTCCTTATGGAGATAAAACAGCTGAAAATGGTACTTGGTGTCCAGGACCTAGAATGGACTTATTTAATGCCATTAAAAATGAACTTGGAGAATTACCTATAATTGCTGAAGATTTAGGAACAATGACACAAGGTGTTATTGATTTAAGAGATGCAACTGGATTCCCTGGAATGAAAATTTTAGGATTTGCATTTGATTCTAGTGAAGAAAATGAATATTTACCACATACTTACGACAAAAACTGTGTTGTTTATACTGGTACTCATGATAACGATACAATCGTTGGTTGGTTTGAAAAAGCTAAACCTGAAGATAGAAAATTCGCACTTGAATACTTAAATTCAAGAGATGAAAATAATATTCACTGGGATGCAATTAGAGGAGCTTGGAGTTCTGTGGCTTCTATTGCACTTGCACCTGTTCAAGATTTCTTAGGATTGGGAAGTGAAGCTAGAATTAATACTCCTGGTATCGCCGCTGGAAACTGGCAATGGAGATTAAAAGATCGTTTATCAGATGATTTAGCTGAAAAAATTGCTCATTTTACAAAACTTTATTCTAGATAA
- a CDS encoding NCS2 family permease encodes MASKTSELKGIQWLFPLLAEKNVNYKKEFLAGLVTFLTMAYIIVVNPNILSKTGMDAGALVTATCLGAAVGCFLMGFIANLPFALASGMGLNAFFAFTVVLKGGVSWEVALTAVFVEGIIFILLTMFKVREIVVNSIPTSMKHAVTAGIGIFIAFVGFSGAGLVVANESTKVSMGHFTPTVVIAAIGLFIIGVLDKKGVKGSILYGIVVSSILAWIFSIIDPEAAAKLGISLPKGIFKYESIAPIAGKLDFSVFADVKGLSSFFVVVCTFLFVDFFDTVGTLIGVCSKANMLDEEGNVPNVGRALLADAIGTTAGAALGVSTVTTYVESSTGVLAGGRTGWTAITTGVLFLLSMFFSPIFIAIPACATAPALIYVGYLMLSSLKEIDLHDVTDGIPAFITATTMALTYSIGDGLTLGILSYVIINLIYNAVAPKEDRKPVSWVMIALAILFIIKLVLM; translated from the coding sequence ATGGCGTCTAAGACATCAGAATTAAAAGGGATTCAGTGGTTGTTTCCGTTATTAGCAGAAAAAAATGTAAATTACAAAAAGGAATTTTTAGCAGGATTGGTTACATTCTTGACAATGGCTTATATCATTGTTGTAAATCCAAATATACTTTCTAAAACAGGTATGGATGCAGGTGCGTTAGTAACAGCAACTTGTTTAGGAGCAGCAGTAGGATGTTTTTTAATGGGATTTATTGCAAACTTGCCATTTGCTTTGGCTTCAGGTATGGGATTGAACGCGTTTTTTGCATTTACAGTCGTTTTAAAAGGTGGAGTTAGCTGGGAAGTAGCATTAACAGCTGTATTCGTAGAAGGAATAATATTTATTTTATTAACAATGTTTAAAGTTCGTGAAATAGTAGTAAATTCGATACCAACAAGCATGAAACACGCAGTAACAGCTGGAATAGGTATATTTATTGCGTTTGTAGGATTTTCAGGAGCAGGACTTGTAGTAGCAAATGAATCAACAAAAGTAAGTATGGGTCATTTTACACCAACAGTCGTAATAGCAGCAATTGGTTTATTTATAATTGGAGTTTTAGATAAAAAAGGTGTAAAAGGTTCAATTCTTTATGGAATTGTTGTAAGTTCAATTTTAGCTTGGATTTTTTCTATAATTGATCCAGAAGCAGCAGCTAAATTGGGAATTTCTTTACCAAAAGGAATTTTTAAATATGAATCAATTGCACCAATTGCAGGGAAATTAGATTTTTCAGTATTTGCAGATGTAAAAGGTTTAAGTAGCTTTTTCGTAGTAGTTTGTACTTTCTTGTTTGTAGATTTCTTTGATACAGTAGGAACTTTGATTGGTGTTTGTTCAAAAGCGAATATGTTAGATGAAGAAGGAAATGTACCAAATGTAGGAAGAGCGTTACTTGCAGATGCGATTGGAACGACAGCAGGAGCAGCTTTAGGAGTGTCAACAGTTACAACTTATGTAGAAAGCTCAACAGGAGTTTTAGCTGGAGGAAGAACAGGTTGGACAGCAATCACAACAGGAGTTTTATTCTTGTTATCAATGTTTTTCTCACCAATATTTATAGCAATTCCAGCATGTGCAACAGCACCAGCATTGATTTATGTAGGATACTTAATGTTAAGTTCATTAAAAGAAATTGACTTACACGATGTAACAGATGGAATTCCAGCATTTATTACAGCCACAACAATGGCATTAACATATAGTATTGGAGATGGATTAACACTAGGAATTTTATCATATGTAATAATCAATCTTATCTACAATGCAGTTGCACCAAAAGAAGATAGAAAACCAGTATCTTGGGTAATGATAGCACTTGCAATATTATTTATAATAAAATTAGTTTTGATGTAG